Part of the Trichoderma asperellum chromosome 1, complete sequence genome is shown below.
CTGAAGTGGGCACAAGTGAGACGAATTTGGCCATAGACTTGTTCTGGTAAAAGAGCTCTGAGTTAAAACCTTGCTCTGCAAAAGCTAGTTTAGTCGCCTCCAAGCGGTTTTTGAACTCGTTTTGGACCGCTTTGCTCTGGAGCGCCAGACTGTCTTGGAAGCCATTGTTGTCCACCTTCTTCCATCCGTAAAGTCTGTCGATCTTGTTGAGAGCCACAATAAATGGTGTTTTCCTGTCGCGGAGCAAACGCATTGACTCCAAAGTCTGCGGTTCAAGACCGTGCATGATATCCACAACCAAAATAGCAATGTTACACAAGGATGAACCACGGGATCGGAGGTTAGAGAAAGACTCGTGACCAGGGGTATCAATAACCAGGAGACCGGGAACCTTGAAGTCAAACTCATTGTTCTTGTTAATGACGGCCGTCTTTGCTCTGATGGCCTCAACTGGGAAGTATGTAGCACCAATCTGCTGGGTGATACCTCCGGCTTCGCCCTCTTGAACGTTGGTCTGTCGGATCTTGTCAAGAAGCTTCGTCTTTCCAGTATCGACGTGTCCCAGAATACAGCAGATGGGAGAGCGGAGATTGTCCTTGGATCGAGCAGCCAGGGCGGCCTGGTGGGCCTTCTCTCTCCGTTCTGCAGCTTCTTTCTTGCGCTGAGCTTCGGCTTGCTTGGCCTTCGATACGGCTTCGTCCTCAGACTCGCTTTCGTCGCTTTCGTCgctttcctcctcctcctcctcctcctcctccaccttcttcttctcatctgTGCCGTTAGACTTGGCAGCCGATttcttctcggcctcttcGTCAGAATCGGCATCCCAGCTGTCTTTGAcatcgtcctcttctccgCTATTTGCGGCGGCTTCCCAGTCATCTTCAATGTCGCTCTCCTGAGCCGCCTTTGCAGCGGCAGCCTTTGCCTCGGCTTcagccttttcctttgcagccttctcttctgcttcttttgcgGCTTTCTCGGCCTGAAGTCGGGCTCGTTCCGCAGCCTCTGCTAGAGCAgcctcttcgtctttctGAAAAGGGGGTAAAAATTACAACATTAGTAGGAGTTATCAAAGGGGGATAGGTGGAGGGGAGAGGTGCGCTCATTACCTTATCGttctttcccctcttcttcttgctatCATATACCACCTTCTTTTTAGGTGCACCCTCTTCTGACTCCTGAGGGCCAATTTTGATACCAGCGGCAAGCATCTGCTGGAGCTTTAACTCATTTCgagccttctcttctttctgcgCCTTAGTGAGGAATTTGccctccttcttcagctgaTCAATGCGCTCCTTCTCACGCTGCTTCTTGATAgccttctgctcttctctgcgcttggcttcttcggcCAAtcgcttttcttcctcttcagccttaGCCTTAGCTTCAGCGTCCAAGCGGGCGATCTCTTCCTGTCTGCGACGGAGCTCCTCTTGTTGCTTCTGAATCAAAGCGAGATGCGCCGgaaccttcttcttcttacctCCTGTCTCAGCAGGAGCAGGGCTGGCAGCCTGTTCAGGGGCGGCTTCATCTTTGGTAGGAGCTGCCTTTGCCGGCTCTGGGGCTTTCGCGGGTGCagttgtcttcttcttcgcagcCTAGTTATGTCCACGTTAGAAATTGCTATGTCTAGAAGTGCCAATGCGATGGGGAGTCCTAACCTGTTCCTTCTTACGCTGCTTCTCACgctccttcttcagcttttccttctcagccTTGGTGAGGATCCTGCCAGGCTCTTCaaggtcgtcgtcgtccttcTTAGCCGCTGCTGGGGCAGGCTTGCCCTTGCCacccttgcccttcttctgcgGTAGGGCGaactcgtcatcatccagAGATGCTTCGACTGGTGCTTTGGCGGACAGATCCTCCTCTACCACCGGTTCGGGTGCAGGCTCCTCGTCCACaatgcccttcttcttgcgcttctccTTGTTCTTGCGCATGATGGCCAtcaggccgccgccaccagcagcagcttcatcgtCCTCGCCATTCTCATCGTTGGTAGCGGGCACTGCATTCGCCGGGGCGATGGTTTCTCCCAATTCAGCCTCCCAGTCGTCCTGGTCCTTCttgtttcccttcttcttcggtgcCATCTTGGTGATATTCCTGATGATATTTGATCGAGGGGGAAACGACGATACTGtcgacgaaaaaaaaaaaaaaagaggaaaaaaaaaagaggaggggtAGCGAAAATGTAGTAATTCAGCTTCAGCCCCGCAGTGTTGAATAAAACAGAAGAATAGGCGACGATCGTTCTCCCAACGACAGAATGGAGGACAATGcagtgggagaagaaaaaccaaccaagaaaaaaaaaagcccggAGATAATACCTGAGCTTGTCCCGCACTAATGGCCCATTATGGTTTGTGGTGGTTATACTACCAAGAGCGTGTGTTATGGAGCCGGTGGGTTGGCCACTGGGCTTTGTCTTGCGGGGCAGATGACTTTTCCTTAGCTGGCTTTGGAACTATTACTGCCTGGCTCTGTGCCAACAAGTGCAAACTTACATGTACCTAGGCCGCTTGTATTGCACGTCTATAGTACACGCCTGTAACTACGTCGAATGCTTAATGCTTGGCTTTTATACCCATATCTCTAATTCTTTCTTACTCTAAACAAGTAAGGAACTGCAACTCTCAAATGCACAGACTCATAATCATAAATTCATTTCCGATGAAGATGGTAAATGCTACATAGGTATATGCATTGTATTCTCCCATTACAGTGCTGGCGCTACGAGAAACTCGAATATCTCATAGGCGAGCTCAAAATATTTCTTTCGCCGCTTCGATTCGCCTTCGTCCTTGAATCCAGTAGTGAGGCTCCCCCCTTCTAGCGCATCGAGGTGGTCGCAAAATAAGGCAAAGGTGTCATCGGATTTCATAATCTTTTCCAATGCTTTTAGTTGTATGCAGCGCTTTAGCAAATCTCCGTCGATATGCATGATCCTAGGGCTTGGTTGCAAATCTATACTCATAACGTCCACCTTCTCGTTAATCGCAGACTTGTCAAACAAAGCCATACCGTAGTTTTGGTGCGCCAATGTCTGGACCATGAGTAAGAATCGCCACAACTCAAGTCCAAGCAGCGAAAATTGCTTCATGGAACCATCTAAGGAAACGCCAATAATATCCGATCCATCATGGGTACTCGGTAATGTTCCGTAGCGCCGTTGGGTATTGTCCACAAGCCATAGCGGCCTGCTGCGGGCTCGTAGGAATCTCCTCACTGAAGCCGCTAGCATGCCTTCGAATACAACTTCAAACTCTCGATCTCGCTGACCCAGTGGGACCCAAAGGCCTGTTATGAAGCCAGCTTGGTCCGATACAAGAGTCAGTGGCCACTGGCCATAGCCGTCGGCCGGATTGCCCACATCTATCATATGAATTGTTCTTCTAGAGGCCTGGTCGCAATGTATGAGTTCCATGGTGCCTTCATCTGACTGGTAGTCTATAACTTCCAACGAATGCAAGTTTGTGAGTGCAAAAAGCTTGCCTTTGAATATGCGTAGTTGAATCGCTGGGGAATCCAATTGGAACTGCTTCACATGTTTCAGCTTCCTTTCCGCCAGATCGAGGATCTCCCAATGAAGTGTCTGGTCAACACAGTACAGCAATCCTTCCTCATTCCCCACTATTGAAAATATCGGGCCTGAAAGTTGTTTCTTATATCGTGTCCAATATCTCAGTTGCCTGCTCTCTCCTTCACGCGAGCGAGCATCCAACTTTTCCGTGGAGACAATTATGAGTCTTCCATGATGTGTGGTAACGATGATAAAAGGAAATACTTTGCCGTCCTTTTTGTAAAGCCATTCGTGAAGCCCATGTATTTTATCTTCGCGGTGGCCCAGACCAGAAATGTATTCGGTAGGATTCTTATCCTTGTCAGTTGGCACAGAGATGATTGCCCCCGTATCAGGATCAATGAATACCAGCGTGGGCTTATTATTGGTAATCATGGCAACAACTAGGCAATTCAGCATCTGCGAGAATATGATCCTTGTTGGGGTGCCTTGAATAGGAATAGGCCGGGGCACATTCCCAACTTGAGGGCCAAAGTCAGCCAAGAGCAGCCTTGAGCCTGCGAGTATCAGCAGAGATGTATGCCCGCTTTGCCCAGACAGATTTTGAGATATTCTGTGGAGTGAGTGAATGGGGGGTGATGGCATTGATGGCTCGTTCGAATCTGTTAGCCAAATGAATTGCTTATTGGTAAATTTACAATTCTTCGGAGAAAAATCGCTGAGAAGTAGCAATCTATTGTCGCAACAAGCAAATGTGGCGGACGCTTCATCGAAAGGAATCGAGGAGGGAAACACATCGACTCGTGCTACCCCGATAACTTCAGTATTCCAACTTATATCGTCCGGAGATTGGTCAGATATTCGAGCAGTAATGAGACTACCGCAACGAGTACCTAAGACAAGATGGATCTCGTCGGTACTTTGGTCTGCGACGGAGATGCTCGTCAGAGCTTCGAGCTCTGTACTAACCCCTTGGCCCACTATGATATGTCAGTCGGAGCTCAAAGATATCAAGAACAATCAAACAATCCAAATCATTTTAGGGGCATAACTGAAAGACATACCAGAATTAGCTGTAATCGCTTTTGCAACAATAGGCTCCCCAGTCGTTGAGTAGATGGATAGCCATGGAACTCCATTGCACATAGACGTAGCCACAATGAAGGTGTTGCTCGAGACTGTAAATATCGACACGCAAGTCACTTCACCCTGTGCATCCCAGCTTCTTGTTAAACCAAATTCAATTTCCTGGGCTCTCATAACGTGGAGCCGAGAAACTTGATTGGCGTGCGTGGAGAATACTACAATATGGCCAATGCAAAAAGCACTCTCTGCTGTTGCATCAGCTATACCAAGGGCTTCGGCAATTAAGCATCGTGAACTAATTAGATAATCAGTATTGTGATTCCAAAAGTTAAGATAGTCCATCAGGATTCCGTACCTTCCTGTAGGGGTGGCCACATTAATGGAAGTTTCGGTGACCTGAACTATAGTATCTGACACTTGAACAGCGTGAAGAGTTCTAGATGTCAAATCAAACGGTGTATCTTCGGTAGGAACCGCATCGACTTGGTCGAGGTTTTCTGAGAATCGGAGAACAATTGATGAGTGCGGTAGCGCCAGAAGGCCATACAACACTGTTGCATTGCCATGATGTGTTGTAAATGTCCATGCTTGCCTAATGGGCTCGCCGGTTTCAATGTCCAACCCAATTCTAGCTTGTATTCCCCATCTCCATTGCACCACGCTGCCTTTTAGGCCGCGGCAAGATGCACTGAATATGCTGTCTTGTTTTCGTACCCTATTCTGCTGTACGGCTGCTGACTGGTGTTGACCTACTTGAAGATCCGTATTGTTCGCACCCCAAGTCGAAAATTCATTCGTAGTTGTCATATCAATAACGGGAGACCAGTTAGAGAGGATGCTAACCTGCTGGATGTCCTCACGGGGGGCGAGCTAAAGACAAAAGGAGGGCCACCGTCAAACACAGTTCACGGTACAAGGGTCATTGTTTGGCGGATTGCTTACCTTCCAAATGCCTCCTGGGCCAGAGTCTCCGCCAATCATGAGAACGTCTGAAAAGATGTCATAAGCCGAAGTGAAGGCCGTATCGATATTGGCCCCTAAGCATCCGACATTAGTCACAGAAGGGAGCAATTCAGCCGCATCTATTTCAATATGTATGATTGCGCCATCTTCACGGGCCAAGTAAATGATGTCCGTTTTTTCAAGGTATTTCTTCCTGCGAAAGGGTCGCGCCCAGGCCACCCAGAGCGGATCGCCATGCCCATGATACAGCGGCGTAGGCGCAGGTGGTTCCGCTGGTAACATTTCGAACTCTGGCGCACCCGACAGCGCATATTTTACAATACCGATATAGAACTCGGAGACGGCGAAAAAGGCCGTTTTGAACCTGAGTGGAatgagcagcagaggcatCTTATGCTCTTTAGGAAGCCGAGTTCCAACCCTTTCTTCAGAAAGGATGAGTTGAAGATTGTCACCCAACTCCCATTCGTACGTTGCCATACGAGAGATGGGAGGTCCATTGACACGCTCTCTTCGAATAATGATCAATATTAGGATAATATGATGATGATCCTCTGGGCGGGGAAATAGAAACTCCATTTTCTGGACAACCCCACTGACAGCTCTGATGCGAAAAGATTTGATGGGGTTGATGTACTCTCGGTTTGCATACTGTCGATTGAGCTCTGGTAAGGCCACCAATTCGTATacgatgaagatgccttCCGGAGTTGCTGCAGCCATGTATCGGGAAGACGGATCCACAGCAAGGTGATAGCCTACATAAGGCAGCAGCTTAGGATTTTCATATGTGCTCGTGACAAACTCTAGCCCCCCGTCAGGCTTTTCCCTCACAAAGAGGAACAGCATCTGACAAGATTCTAGTACCAACACGAGCATCTGCGGAGGGAGCAAGCGAACTCGAAGGTCGTCGGAaattccatcttctcccggagaggatggagaaggcgaTGGCTCTTGTTTGACGGTGATACCGTATGGGTCGTCGTCCAATCCATGCTCCAAGCTGCCGCCAAGGACTACGGCATTTCGAATTCTGTGTCCAAAGTCGGACTTGCGAACAACATCATGGACCTGGCCATCTCTTCCAAGCTCGCTGACTTGGACAAAGTGATCCTGATGAGGCAATGTCAGCCAAGAAAATGCCTAAAGATCGAAAAGTAGTATCCGACGGTGTGTAACTCGAACTCTCATGGAATCGCTTGTTCGTGAAAAAGAGGTACTTACGCCAATGAAAGCAATGTCGTTATGAGTGCTGGAGCGCAGCCGAGCCGGGAGCACCCATCGAACAACAGGGCTTTCAACAATAGTCTGGGATAGAATACCACAGACTGGGGGTCGCGGCAGAGGCTCAGAGGCCAGCTGTGGAGCGGCAGATGCCCTCAAGGCGGCTTGCAGGTTGACGGTTTCAGTAACCCACTCGCCATCCCTCAAAACCCTAGTATGGAAGGCCATTGTGTCGTTCTCATAATACCGTCTCAGGAAGGCGTGAAGATAGCGTGGGTTAGACGAGCAGGTGGCTCAGAATCAAAGAGAGTTCGAGCGTTGAGCTCGTAGATTGCTTGTACGAGCCAGACGGGGGCGGAGAGAAGCGTGCTTTCGGAACAACTTGCGCATCAAAAAGAGCATTGCACTTGACGCCTAGAACTAGGGGGACAGTATCTCGACCATGGCGGCCAAAGCAAAGCGGAAGGTCGGAGGTGATGCCGGCACGAGGCCTATATACGCTTAGGCACCTCTTTGATGACGCTGATGTTGGAACGTGCAGGCTGCTCACGCCTGTTAATTGAAGAGGGTGGTCAGGCGCTGGTGCTTTGCGAGCATCAACACCGGGCAAGCTTAAGATCAGGGCAACAAGTCAATTTGGAGGCAGCCCAGAGGCAGATGCGCAAGAATGGGACGGGTCTCGCTGGCGACTGGCCTGGGTAACGTTGAAAAACGAGATTGGGCGTCTTGGTCGATCTATATGTATTGCTAAGCGACTCGCTATCATGCCGCTTGGGGTGCCTGGCGATAGCAGTGCCCGTTGTCAACAACCGGAGTACTCGTCCGGAAGTCACTCCAGAATCTCAATGCCCAgcacctacctagtacctttTAGAGGCGGATGTCAAGCACAGGCTTCCAAGGCATAATCAAGGGCCAGAATGAGGAGGAAGCTGTTTGTCGTTTATTAGCAGCCAGTAGCACCTCTGCTTGCAAGAGCTGTGGAGTGGGGCTCTGGCCGCCGTTGGGTACATGCCTCTGTATCCACCACTGCCCACGCTGCATGTACACTGAACCAACAGCATCTCTAGCACATGCTCTGAGGCTTGGCTACATGTATGATGGCTGCCAAGGGCCATTTTGTGTCCGTTGAAGATCGGTCCAACGCCAGTTGGCCGTAGGGTTAGCCGCCTGGGGAACTGCTTCCGGCTGCGCAACCAGCACAGGCACGAGAGTCAAGTTTCAAGAGCAGCTACTAtaggtatagtaggtatATGCCCTCACGTACTCACTGCATATTAATGCCCTCACGCACACTCAATCGCTTGTGTCATATCTCATCTTGTATGTCTCCACAAGGGTATACTGTATAATGCGTGTTACtaccattttttttttctcggctTGTGTGTAACCAGCAGACCTGAGAGCAGTTTTTCAACAGCGGATGAGAGGTCTGGCCTCTCCCATAACCCCTTTTTCTGTAGCTGTGGGGAAGGATTCGTCCACGTATGCCAGAAATCCAGTCCTGCTACTACCGTTACGTATGTATGGTGGGCATCCCGTCGAGGTTCGTCGAAAGGATGCTTCTGCCTACTCTCCTAGCCACCATCTCGGGTGCTTAGCTGCCCATGTCAGGCTTCCAAGTTCAACATTATCACCTATTTGCACCCAGCTACTCTATCCGAGCTATAGACACCGTCCAAAATCTGCATTAAGTTTCTACTGGCAGTCTTGCGAGTGAGACCGGGCAAGACAAACGTTCGGAATTCTCTGTGAATTCTCAGCATTAGAGTCGATGGATCTAGCTACCGGGTCGTGGCTGGCGGCGGGCGAGGCGCGGGAAACAATGTGACTTGGCCCCCATCCATATTCTCACCACTCAATTGGTCCTTCAGGATTCCTTTTGCTTCAAGATGATATGCTTACTCTCAATGTGAAGCTGGTGGACGATGAGCGACTCCTTCCCTCGACAATTTGATCGATGCTGGATATTCCATGCATATGCCCATCTACGTGGTCTATATGGCCCTCACTGCCGGCCATACCTAGTACGTATGGACTAAGGGTTATAAGCAAAATCACGACGCTCAGTCTTCTAATCTAATATCGGGACCTGTTTAGTATCTTTATTGCTTGTCAGCTAATACTGCTTTCAAGGCTACAAGTAGTAGATACCTTGTTGTTGATTCGACTCATAACAGAATCACACATTGGAAGGCCTCAAATTACCATGTATGGCCGATTCTAGCATTTCTTTATCTCCAAGTAACCAGCCACTTGTATCACATACTCCAATGACTTTGGGTAGCATTTAGCCCCAACACGCACAGTCCACTTGCCAGACGCGCGTACATTTATGCGACCTACATGTAAGTACGAAGAATATAGGCAGCTTGTACACGCACGACTACTACTCAAGATGTTAGACTCCATGCCACTTCGCATAAAGATAGAAATCCTACGGCTCTTTTGGAAAGCATCTAGATTTTGCATGCTTGTAAGCAGTCTCCGTGCGGATGTGTCCTGCAACCAATAAGGCTGGTTGCCGGCTTGGACTACATGCATTTTCATATATATCGAGCATAGCAGCCTTCCGATATGTTTTGTACCACTCACATTCAGTGTCGGCTGATCAAGCAGTGGCTGTGAAGTTTTATCCCGAGTTccatgatgaggaggatgagccACCAATAGCAGAATTATTCTTTTTCGTTATGGAGACACTGCTGTTGACTATTTGCTGCAGCCTCCCCCGGCTGTATCCACTCGGTGAGAGATGAGACCAGGATTGGATAGTCAAAGGATGTAGAGTCTGGCCAACCAGATTTTCTCATTGGTGGGTCCTTGTAGTCAAATTGAATCCAAGCCAGCATCTGCAAATCAATGTCTACATAGCAGTTAGGTAGCACGTTTGGTAATACTATTACACGTAGGATTGCTGCTGTGTTGTAGAGTACCAATAAGTTCACTGTATAATGGGCTATATGCCGATCCAATGCTCAATATTGCCTTGCAGAACCCATTATGTAAGACATAAACATAGTTGCCAGGCATGGTTTCTTAATCGTCTTATAGCAGCTTCTTGAAGATTTAGACACTCCTGAGCTGGAGTAACTAGGTACCTGCAGAGAAAATTTTCGGGAAAAGGGTAGGCTATAAGTACtactaaaaacaaaggaaataatactatagtaggaggtaggtaggtaggcacTAGGCAGATTTGACCTCGGATGAGATTGTTGTGTTGTTTTGAACGCAACTAAAGAATTACAATCCTTGCCTACACCTAGTATTCAAGTAGGAGTAGGTATACGTCATGTACCATGCGAAACCAGCTATATCAGGTCTTTGTAGCTCTCAAGGCTAGGTGCTCTTCAgtgtaatatttatattatctACTTTCCGTCGCATTTGCTTTACTTTATGGCATTTAATTATCCTGTTAATTACAGAGGTTATGCTGAGGCTCAAGCAGTACCTATATACAAGAAGGCGAACAGATTCTGCATGTGATTGCCCTGTATGGGCCCCCAGGGGGGCTGCTCGTAGCGCGAACCCCACCAAGTAAACTAAACCCCAGGGGATAGCAGATGCAGCCCAACGCTTATTTACTCCTTCAATAACGCAGTGCCATGCTAGTCGCGACACCAAAGCACCGATCCCGCACATGAGCCTGGAACAAGAGCTGGTCGATACCGCTGGCCTCCACCGCGATGATGTCGACTTTGCCGAACCAGAGGACCCTGTAGTCGATCCGGGCCCCAGTCCCGCTGTG
Proteins encoded:
- a CDS encoding uncharacterized protein (EggNog:ENOG41), encoding MAFHTRVLRDGEWVTETVNLQAALRASAAPQLASEPLPRPPVCGILSQTIVESPVVRWVLPARLRSSTHNDIAFIGDHFVQVSELGRDGQVHDVVRKSDFGHRIRNAVVLGGSLEHGLDDDPYGITVKQEPSPSPSSPGEDGISDDLRVRLLPPQMLVLVLESCQMLFLFVREKPDGGLEFVTSTYENPKLLPYVGYHLAVDPSSRYMAAATPEGIFIVYELVALPELNRQYANREYINPIKSFRIRAVSGVVQKMEFLFPRPEDHHHIILILIIIRRERVNGPPISRMATYEWELGDNLQLILSEERVGTRLPKEHKMPLLLIPLRFKTAFFAVSEFYIGIVKYALSGAPEFEMLPAEPPAPTPLYHGHGDPLWVAWARPFRRKKYLEKTDIIYLAREDGAIIHIEIDAAELLPSVTNVGCLGANIDTAFTSAYDIFSDVLMIGGDSGPGGIWKLAPREDIQQVSILSNWSPVIDMTTTNEFSTWGANNTDLQVGQHQSAAVQQNRVRKQDSIFSASCRGLKGSVVQWRWGIQARIGLDIETGEPIRQAWTFTTHHGNATVLYGLLALPHSSIVLRFSENLDQVDAVPTEDTPFDLTSRTLHAVQVSDTIVQVTETSINVATPTGSSRCLIAEALGIADATAESAFCIGHIVVFSTHANQVSRLHVMRAQEIEFGLTRSWDAQGEVTCVSIFTVSSNTFIVATSMCNGVPWLSIYSTTGEPIVAKAITANSVGQGVSTELEALTSISVADQSTDEIHLVLGTRCGSLITARISDQSPDDISWNTEVIGVARVDVFPSSIPFDEASATFACCDNRLLLLSDFSPKNCKFTNKQFIWLTDSNEPSMPSPPIHSLHRISQNLSGQSGHTSLLILAGSRLLLADFGPQVGNVPRPIPIQGTPTRIIFSQMLNCLVVAMITNNKPTLVFIDPDTGAIISVPTDKDKNPTEYISGLGHREDKIHGLHEWLYKKDGKVFPFIIVTTHHGRLIIVSTEKLDARSREGESRQLRYWTRYKKQLSGPIFSIVGNEEGLLYCVDQTLHWEILDLAERKLKHVKQFQLDSPAIQLRIFKGKLFALTNLHSLEVIDYQSDEGTMELIHCDQASRRTIHMIDVGNPADGYGQWPLTLVSDQAGFITGLWVPLGQRDREFEVVFEGMLAASVRRFLRARSRPLWLVDNTQRRYGTLPSTHDGSDIIGVSLDGSMKQFSLLGLELWRFLLMVQTLAHQNYGMALFDKSAINEKVDVMSIDLQPSPRIMHIDGDLLKRCIQLKALEKIMKSDDTFALFCDHLDALEGGSLTTGFKDEGESKRRKKYFELAYEIFEFLVAPAL